From the Hoplias malabaricus isolate fHopMal1 chromosome 6, fHopMal1.hap1, whole genome shotgun sequence genome, the window caggactcaaacccacaacctccctggagctgtgtgagagagacactacctgctgctccaccgtgccaccaaaTGCAGCTCTCATGAAGTGAAGAATCAAACCACTCTGTCGTCCCAGAATGAACCAGTTAatgctccacagagcgggtcTCCCACAACGGGGCAGTCATTTTTAGAACAGGTTTGGAACAGAGTCTCTGACACAGACAGACCACTAGGTGGCAGTGTAACAGATGTTTCAGAACATGAAGAAGATCATTAAACTAAATCACTGCAGTTTGTCATAAGTTTGAATGAGATTTATTCCACTGTTCTGTAAAAGCTTGTCCAGCCTAGCAACAGTCGCTATGGAAGATCATGTGTGAGAGGAGCCTTGAGAGAAGAGCTAGAAATAATGCTCTAGTAACAGAGATCCAGTTTTCCATGATGTGTCTGTTCCTTTCTTCCCTCTGAGGGAAAGATAAAAGAAGAAGGGATCAGAGAGGAGAgatggaaatatatttttaacaaatcATTCTCTTTTgaactgtttagttttgtttattttcccaaacaaataaacacaagctGCTTGTCTTATATTCCTCTGTTTTACCTGACATCACTCCtgtttgtgaatgaatgaatgctccaTTTCTCCAGCGCTGTTCTAGACCCCCACAGCTCTTTACGCTCCTCTCTGGGACATTAGAAAGTGTCCTCCACCCGGACGCTCCGCTCCAGCCCCTCACCACACACCCCTCTTTCTGTGAGTGATGTTCAGTTCCAAAGGCTGCCCTATAGCACCCCCCAGTGTCAgaactccacactgcactgcTGTCATACAGAAGATGAGCTGGAAATTTGATTCAGATTATTTTCTGCTTCATGAAGCTAAAACTCTGTTAAACTGAGTCCAGCACAACTTTCCACTTCCTCCTGTaggagtttatttatttctctgtgtttaactggaacagtgctgtaaataatgtgagtgtgtggtgctgggATGTTGGAGCAGTgttaatattcatattaatgAGGTATGAACTGTTTCAGAGCTCGTACACTTCAGTGTTAATAATAATTCTGATTAAAAAGTATCAGTCCCAGGTGATGGAGGCAGTAGTTATTTAAACTAAAGACAGTGTGATGGTTAATAAAGGGTTAAACTGTAACGTTCACTGTGACGGACGAGTCGAGACGCCCTGAGAAACAATGACCAGGAGCCCAGATTAACACGTGTTGATGGAGTCTTTCTGGAACAATGATCTGAAACACAGCGTTCCCGTCTCCACCAGcagaaacagagggagggaATCTTCACAGCAGCAGCCCTTCATCCCAAAAACAATCCACTGATCTTTCTGAGACAGGGACGTTTCTACAACAGCTTTCCTGCACTTTACTAACGAGGAATCAGCTCTTTACTCTGCACTGAGGACTCCCCCATTCACACCACGCTCCAGATCAGAGACGTCTAGACTCCAAATAACTCTGGACTGAGGAGGATCACTGCTCCCTTTAGATCAGGACTGTGTTCATATCACTGTCAGGTTGAAGAgctcagagtgagtgtgtggaggaTATTTCACTGTCCCTATGGCCTTGTGTATGAGTTACTACACACTcaggagaaacagagggagatcTCTGAGCGTCTCGTCATGAGTTCTGATCGGACTGATTACTACCTCAGAACCAGGAGTTATTTCCCATAACGGGTACAGTCCTTTAACACCTAGACAGGGCATCTGCAACAACATTATCTACACCCCGCTTGTGACAGATAGACCAACAGAAACCCTGAAGTATGAGAGACAGAGCGTTAATCACGGGTTTGAGTTACACATACGACTAAGGAAAGTTAGAGGATCGTGGTCAGTGAAAATGGGGACTGGAACAGAACTATTACCAATGTAGACTTCAAAGTGTTGGAGTGCTAACAGTAAGGCGAGTGTCTCCTTCTCTATGGTGCTATACACTAGCTGATGTTTTAAAATCTTCTTAGAAAAGAAGGAAACAGGATGGTCAGTGTGACCTTCACCTTCTTGTTAAAGGACAGCACCTGCTCCAGTATCACCTGCGTCCACCTCTAATATGAAAGGCTTATTAAAGGCAGGTGCTGCAAGCACAGAGCTGTTACTAAGCAGCAGTTTCAGAGTCAAAAGCTGTCTGAGACTCAGAGGACCAAACAAAAGGGGCGTTCTGTCTCAGAAGATTAGTAAGCAGCAACACAACAATTGAGAAATTTGTACAAAAACATCTCTAATATCCGGCCATACCTAAGAAACGTCTTAGTTCACGCCTCGTCTTAGGAACTGGGAAAGCATTAATGGCGTGCACCTTGGCGTCTAATAGCTTCACCTGACCCTTACCTACTATTTTCCCAAGGTAAGAAACAACTCCTCTACCAAATTCACACTTTTCTAAATTCAGAACAAGAGAAGCATCATGTAAACGAGTGAAAACTGATTCTAAAATTTCCAGGTGCTGGTCCCATGTGTCAGTACATACCACAACATCATCTAGGTAAGCTGCACAGTTAGGTACATCACCCAGTACAGCAGGGGCATTCCGGAGTCCAAAGGCCATGACTGTGTAGTGCATGAAAGTATCTGGAGTGACGAAGGCAGAGATCTCTGAAGAACGAGAGGTGAGTGGCACTTACCAATTACCTTTAAATAAATCGAGTTTTGTTACAAACTTCACAGAACCAACCTGATCCACACAGTCCTCCATGTGGAGCAGAGGAAGAGAATCAGGCTCAGAGACTGCAGTGACCTTTCTGAAGTCAGTACAGAAACAGTAAGAAATGTAACATGTAAATTATGCAAAGTGTGCTTCTCTACATGCTGCTGGACTTTCAATTTCTTCTCCACTTACAGTCAGTTCTGTTGTATTTAAAAGTGTATACAATAGTTTACAAAGGTCAGATCCCACCATgtcattcattttcatgtttacAATTCAAAAAGATCATTAAACACTAGGGTTTTTCAGATTTGAAGAGCTTTGACTTGTATCCAATCTTCAAACCTGTGGGTCTTTACTATCAGACGAGCTCTATCCAATGATACCGCTGAGAACTCACCAGGCAGATGTTTAAGACTGGTTCACGTCCCCTTGGTGTCAGTGGCAGTGCCTTAGAGCTGTGGCCCTCTTACGTCTGTGGTCTACAAGGTGGAAGGAGGTGATATTTAAAGAGCCACAAACACAgaataacactctctctctgtgtttactgtagaTCAGGGACGTTCCCCTCAGATCTCTCCAAGACTGGAGCTGAATATtcctgctgcacacacacacacacacacacacacacacacatttaaaactttaacacagtgattttaaaaccaggaatttattttctgtacatttttaagaCAAACACAGAACCAGCAAAACAAATGAGTTCACAATACTGTAGGTCTAAATAAACAGAACTATATCTACCCCATAATCACCTGCTCATCAACTTGTCCAAGGAAACCCTCACGTTGTCTCCCAGGTCTCTGCTGTCTGTGATTAATGTGGTGATGCGCTTATCAAGGGCCGTCAGAAATGTAGTGAAATGTAAACAGGGGATTCCTTTTGAACTCTAACCCTAAGCTTCTCTGTCAAATTAGCATCTAATTACAGTCTGTGTTATTAGTTATtagtgttcacagcccctagtgcactactgtgtgtgtgtgtgtgtgtgtgtgtgtgtgtgtgtgttcactaaccctaaccctacctTATTGTTGACATTAAAAGCACGTTGTTCACagaccattattttatgacagaCTGTGCCCAGCGGAGGGTGgagggagacatttgggattcggCCTCGGCTTCACGACGTCATGGAAACATCTctcactgatcacacacactttcagacaacATCTCCTTTATTAACCCTTTAGTCAAACCAAAGAAATAATACAGGCAGCCGGTCCTGATAAACACTGTCCTCCAAACACATGTTCCACTCTCAGAGCTCAGCGACAGCAGGATCAGATTCACCCTGTAAAGTGTGGGTGGGGCTGAGGAACATGTGGCGTCTGTCTGAAGTCTCTTAAACACGAGGGAAATAAGACGATTACTGAAGCTcgtgtgtgatctgtgtgtgaataactctctcagactcagaagagcagagaaacacagCAGAGATTCACATGAGAACAGTGTTCCATTAGattctatgatgaaaatgctgtgTCTAACCGACTTTAAGggtctttttctcctcattccATTGTGTTCCACAGTGCGCTCCTTTACCCCTCTGACACAGAGAGGAGGTGTGTTTCTGGGGGTTGTAAAcctctctccagtgcagggagaggagctgtgtatgagactCATTTATCCGTTTTTCCCATTCATTTACATTAGCGCTGCGCTCTGAAAACAGACCGGTCCCCAACATGGCGCCCACGCCATAAACATTACGTCACAGCAGCCCATGAGCAGCAGAAATCCATCCGTGTGAGCGATAACTGGAAATGGCCACTAGAGGGCAATGCATTAGCAGACACCCTCTAAATAGGATGGggttttaaattcattaattactCGTTAAGTTCCCTTTCTAAAGCGCTGAGTTTAGAGACTTGGGATTTTATGTCGGGTTCTTTCTTTTAATGTCATCATCTGTAATGCACTAACAGCAGAAATTCACCTCCTGTGTGAGCTGTAACTGGAAGTGGCCACTAGAGGGCACTGTATCTTGAGGGTGTGCTTGGGGTTAACATTATTTCTCAATGTAAAACGGCCATTAGATTTgggattttgtgtttttttgggtctCTATTTTACCGTGTGGATAAactctaatttatttaaaatcatgaaatattaaatgtaaatatctatATGTAAAAGTGtagaacatccatccatccattatctgtatccaatttagggtcgcagggggtccagagcctacctggaatcaccgggcgcaaggcgggaatacaccccggaggggacagagacacacacacattcactcacacactcacacctacggacactttccagtcgccaatccagctgtaacgtgtgttttttggactgtgggagtaaatcggagcacccggaggaaacccacgcggacacggggagaacacaccaactcctcacagacagtcacccggagtgggaatcgaacccacaacctccaggtccctggagctgtgtgactgcgacacgacACGACACGAAATTCCTGCTGAATGGGTGTGGCTCCCCCCGCTGGTCGGTCAGCATATTTACAGCCCCTGTATATATTTGGGGTTCAGCGCAGTCTCGGCAGTAGTCGTGTGCTCTGCTGTGGTGAGTACAGCTCCGGTGCAGCTCAGGAACATCACAAAGAACGGAGAATGTTGCAGTGTTTCATTTCCATTGTTTTAGTCTCGAGACACATCTGACAGAGAGCAGTCTGCCTTTTTCAATGTTATTTAAAGACATTAATCCGAGCTGAACTTGAATTATGCGAACACCCAGCAAACACGCAGACGCCCTGTTCGTTTACATTTGTAACGTTCACTGGAGGACGTTTCTAGGACTTTATGGACGTCCGCAACACGTCCTGTTCTAGAACCAATGGAACGTTCCCAAACCCCCATTCCTGGACCGTTCTGTAACGTCCCGGTACCGTCCCTCGGGGAACCgttatttctgtttctttaaaagaaCGTCCGCTTGTGGTCCCCTGACCGTCACTGATCACGGTGCATGACACCAGCTGATTTCACCATTCCAGGAGCATTCCCATCATTCCCCCGGGAATTCAGACTGCACAGGAGGAGGACAGTAAAGTCTCTCATCAGCCGCGCATCACTGGGGTTTACATCAATACAAATCACTACAACAGAGAAACACCAAACAAACTTGTGGTGTGTCCGGTACATCACCGCACGTCTGATTCACATTTGTGCACCGCGCTCTTTCAGCTGGGAGCgggcaatgagagagagagagagagagagagagagagagagagagagagagagagagagagaggtgtatgagagggagagagagagagagagagaggggtgtatgagagagagagaggtgtgtgagagggagagagagagagagagagagaggtgtatgaGATGTGCGCTTTAGAAAGGAGCCAGTCTCACAGCCGAGATCATATTGGATTAAATGTGTAttccataacacacacacacacacattttcaatgcagTGATGTAGAGGGAGACTCAGTTTTAAACTGCAGTTTGTGTCAGTCCTATGTCCTGCtacagacttttattttaaaacggAGGCGTATCGTCAGCACATTGTAATTAAAGCATTCattcaaatataaacagaagATCAGGAAGTGAAGAGTTTCACAATGACTTTCCATTAGGTATTTATTAGatttgtgatgttatttaaAGCTGGGGACGTATTTTCAGTGATTATCTATGAGTCACAAGGGACAGTTTGTTCCTTCACTGAGAAAATAGTGCACGACTTACTAGTGTTATTACTTTCTGAAATAGTAACACAACAGAATAATACACAACAGTaggcagtgaatgaatgaaagaatgactgAATGTTGATAATAGAACACACAATAGTGGTTGATTGTCACAGGTACGTCACTTCCGGCTGACTACTCGCGTGcttgatttgaaattgtttgccgtttgtcgctgttttagtcctttagacgtttatttacaatctctattgcatattctttggcattgcttatcctagtgtgctgtcttcatcGTTCCTAACCCACCGTGcttcttaacttcatttttttcgtacatattatttctcattgtttattttttttctcttcatggcacctgccgaggaacgagccctttctgagctcggcgcggagctcgagcagctcggtcgccggattcagcgtctcttggagaagcagacggagctccagcgggagaagacgagactcgaggcagcccgcgacgcctcctacgtggccgtcgcctctccggctcctctgccgcggcggtttgcgggggtacccatctacacgcctgcaccgggatgggagcgccagcgtgggcgtgggaagccgaggccgtccccccctccaccgcagccagtcttcacttctgccaaccggtttgaggtgctcagctcctggccttcacctgctccagcgccgaagactaaacaggacggtgttcttattattggtgattcaatagttagacatttaaaagtgccggggataaagagtaatgcaaccgtgtcttgtctcccaggcgcaCGTGTCCTGGACGTTGCCAGGCGTCTTCCGTCGGCGCTTCGGCAGCGCGAGGActtcggcaccgtcgttctccacgtgggaacgaacgacatctccgcccgccgcagcgaggtcctgaaggagcactaccgttcgcttctggataccgctcggaagaagacggatgctaggatcatcgtctctggccccctgcccacctaccgtcgaggatgcgaggcgtttagcaggctcttcgggctccactcctggctcctggattggtgcggcactgtcggcgtggactacgtcgacaactgggagtgctttcgtgagcgtccggccctgtatcgttgggatgggcttcatccgagccgtctaggatccgtagttctctctgagaacattgaggtggttctgcgccggaactgactggtcattcccagtcacatcagtcaggtaggtggaatggatagcgagcaggtaagtaatattaaaattcctaatgttcctcctgaccatctctctactgctagtatgatgagtagcatgtccatgtcacccactctgattaacgctaataaatttttcagcattgagactgtgtctgttccccgcaaagcgtgttatcacaaacgcccaaaaatcagttttaacaacgtaattagaattaacaccaaggcactgcagcgaacgcaatatttcagcacttccagcattaaattagggcttttaaatatacgatctctaacatccaaagcactcactgtctgtgatatcattactgataacaaactcaatgcattatgtctctgtgaaacatgggctaaagccaatgaatacattgccctaaatgagtccactccccctggcttcagctattacagttgcccacgaacatctggtcgtggtggtggtgtagccacaatttatgaccctaccattgacacaacacaaaaatctagttatgatactaaatcctttgaagtacttactcttaaagtcactgcatcaaaaaggcagcactcatttatgctcatcacaatctatcgtcctcctggcccttatacaggatttctttgtgaatttgctgattttctctcaagtgtagttatcgtatcagaaaaggccttaattgttggtgatttcaatattcactttgagaaggaccatgatccacttaaaattgcatttgaatcaattttggatgcgctagggttcactcagaatgttactgggcccactcatcaatgcaaacacacattggacctagtgttaacacggggcattgagataaagaatctatccaatctctcgctacatgagaccatctctgatcaccatctaatcacatatgaaatagcgttaaactttgatatttgtccacaaccacgctatattagaaagcgcactataacatcctcaacagttagtgattttatcaacaaccttccagaccttaccaccatttcttctccaactcacccaaatgaccttgagctcattacaaacaacctacaacacttattgtgtacaaacctagatagtgttgcaccagtcaagaccaaacaatttagagagaaaaggcttgctccatggtacagtgacagcacgcgtgcattaaaactggctgcccgtaaccatgaacgtaaatggagacacacaaaactagaatgtttccgaattgcatggcagcacagcctcaccgactacaaacatgccttatctaaagccaaatcacagtacatctcttcccttatagaaaacaacaaagacaaccctagattcctttttagcactgtatcaaatctaattggaaacaaaaaggaaatcaaccccattgttccctctgatttctgtagcaatgactttatgatgttttttaatgataaaattgattgcattcgcctcaaaatccaaaatcagtccaaagtcacatcggctctcgtagatgaaccacccgccagctctgaggtgcacttagactacttgaattctgtcgatgaaaatgacttgcttagtttaattagctcatctaaatcaactacatgcttactggatcctgtaccaacacaattatttaaacaaattttacctaaagtcattagaccattgctcacaataataaactcatccctcaacattggatatgtaccaaaacctctgaaactagcggtaatcaaaccaattattaaaaaacccaatcttgaccctctcgtactcgcaaactacaggccaatttcaaacctcccttttattgctaagattctagaaaaagtcgtgtcacagcagttgtgctcttatctacaaaacaatgacattcatgacatttttcagtctggatttagaccaaatcacagcacagaaacggctctaacaagagtaactaatgacttactcctttcacatgataagggctatatatctattctggtgctgcttgaccttagtgcagcatttgataccatagatcatgtgatgcttcttgataggctggaaaatctggtaggaataaaaggatctgccctctcttggttcagatcttatttatccgatcgttaccaatttgtttatctgaataataagtcctctaatcatactttagttaaatatggtgttccacaaggatcagtgctcggccctgtattgttcacactctacatgctgccactgggtcgactaatccgtaagcatgggattcaattccactgttatgctgatgacacacaactgtatatatcagccaaacccaatgatgttgcttgtctacgtaaaataacagaatgtctaactgaaattaaagactggatgatgcaaaactttctcatgttaaattctgataaaactgaggtcttgttactaggtaaagatactcagatacattcactcagaaatgctgctattgataattcaacagtaaaacacaatgccatcattaaaaacttaggggtagcctttgattcgactctcacatttgatacccacatatccaatacagtcaaaaccgccttcttccacctacgcaatattgccaaaattcggcatattttatcattaaaagatgcagagaaactagtgcatgcttttataacttcacgtctagactactgcaatgcgctcctggcagggagctcgtgcaaagcgttacacaagcttcagttagttcaaaatgcagcagccagggtgctcactagagctagaaaattcgaacatatcaccccagttctctcgtccctacactggctacctgtaaaatttcgcatt encodes:
- the LOC136699857 gene encoding uncharacterized protein, whose amino-acid sequence is MAPAEERALSELGAELEQLGRRIQRLLEKQTELQREKTRLEAARDASYVAVASPAPLPRRFAGVPIYTPAPGWERQRGRGKPRPSPPPPQPVFTSANRFEVLSSWPSPAPAPKTKQDGVLIIGDSIVRHLKVPGIKSNATVSCLPGARVLDVARRLPSALRQREDFGTVVLHVGTNDISARRSEVLKEHYRSLLDTARKKTDARIIVSGPLPTYRRGCEAFSRLFGLHSWLLDWCGTVGVDYVDNWECFRERPALYRWDGLHPSRLGSVVLSENIEVVLRRN